TTCAGTTACCCCATCTGCAGAGGTAAATGTGTATACTTCAACCTTTTTTAAGCCTAACTCCTCAAACTTACTCATATCACTTTCAGCAAGTTCAGCTACAACTTTACCCTTCGAATTCACCAAATTGGTAAAAGGAGCAACATCATGTTTTTGAGCAACATCCACAAAATATTTTCCATCAGGAGAAATAGCAACCGAATGGTTGAAGGCTGGATCTGTCAATTGAGTATCCTTAGTTCCATCTATTTCCACACGGTGTAATTGCATGAGCATGTGATTTTCACCGGATCTAGCCATGTAATACAATAATCCTTCTTCTTCGTCTACTCGGACGATATTTGAGACCTCAAAAGGATGAGAAGTAATAGCATTTACCAAGGTCCCATCAAAATTGTATAGGTAATAATTATTAAATCCTGATCTTTCAGATGCCCAGATAAAATGCTCTCCATCTTCCAACACTTCCATTTCTGGAGAGTTTACCACAAAACTAGGAAGCCATTCTTCATGAATAATTGTTCTACTTTTACCTGTCTCTGGGTTAGCAGCTCTTAGTTCCAAGGTATTCTGTAATCTATTGGTACTGTGATACAATAACTCCTTGCCATCAGGAGTCCAAGAAACCCCATAAATATAGGTTCCTAAATCTCCATCGTTAAAGGCCTTGCCATCGCGAATATCCAACTCGGTAATTTCTTTGGTTTCTAAATCATAAACCATCAAATCAACAGGAAGATTAGGTTCTCCCACTTTTGGGTAAGCTTCCACTTCCAAAGAGTCATAAAGTGAGAGTTGATCCAAAAGCACATAATACTTTTTGACATCCTTCTCTACAAATCTGTAAAACGCCACTTTTTTGCTATCTGGAGACCACCACATTGCTGTGATTTGTCCAAGTTCCTCTCCATAAACCCAAGTTGCAATACCATATTTTACTTGGTTTTCTTCATTCCCGTCGGTTGTAATTGGCACCACATTACTTCCATCAGGATTGCTGATATACATATTGCGGTCTTGAGTGAAGGCTTTTAGTTTACCATCTGGGGACTCAGCAGAAGCAAATTGTCTACCTCTCGCTGGGCGGTTATATCTTCTTCTTTCTGGTCTAGATGCCTCACCTATCTCTTCTGTGGTTTTCTTTTTGACATCATACCTATAAATTTTGCCACTTTGAACGTACTCAAAACTATCTCCATCTTCGCTCCAATTGGCAGAAATTGCTCCGGATTTCACAGAGGAATAGATCTGTGGAGCCATATTTCTATACTGTTCATAACCAGGCATCGCTTTCAGCTTATCCTGTGCTTGTGTCATCGTAAAAGTAGCTAATGAGGCAGCTACCATAAGAATGAACTTATACTTCATAATAATTTGGGTTAAATAATATCCAGCTGCGATAATACTATTTTTTAGCTTAAAAATGGAGGTTTTATTGACCTGTGGAGCTATGGGTAAGTTTAAATCAGATTTAGCTTATCCTGTGGTCTGTGAGCTTTGAACCGATCCTTGACCCCAAATGACTCCAATTGTATTCAAGGTTTTAATTGAGGGTATTCATATTTTTTTATACCATTTTAAGTTCCTAATCTTGGCACACTAAAACACCTCACTTTGTCTTAGAATGCCCCAGCCAATTTCCCAAAGCAATAGAATTGAGTTACTAGATATTTTTCGTGGTTTTGCAGTTTTCGGAATCTTTGTAGTCAATATAGAAATCATGAATTGTGCCTTCCCTAATCAGGAAGTGTTTAGCCAGCAATGGGAATCAGGTTGGAGCACATTTATATTTCGGGTGATGCAGCTGTTCTTTTATAGCAAGTTCTTTCCCGTTTTTTCCTTTTTGTTTGGACTTGGCATCAGTATGCAGGCTATCAAAATGAAGGAAAGTGGCACTGCTTCCATCACATTTTTTATAAGAAGAATGTTCTTTCTTTTTCTCCTTGGCCTAGTTCATATCATTTTCCTCTGGAACGGAGATGTGATTCATCTTTATGCGATTCTTGGACTATTTATTCTAATCATTTTACCCTTATCGAAACGCATGCTATTAGTTCTAGTAGCATTAGTTTTACTTTTCCCATTTTACGATCAGATTGCAAGTTTCCTTTTCGAAAAAATTCAATTTTCTCCCGAATACTTTTTAGCTAATTACTCTTCCAATGAGATTACAGAAATCCTAAGAAATGGTCCCTATCTCAAGTCTATTGAATTTAGGATTGATGAATACTTTGCAAATATCCCACTGTTATTCTTTTACCTGGCACCGATAGCTTTTGCTATGTTTTTGCTAGGCGTTTTTTTTGGAAAGAACCAATATCATAAGGATTTAAAGTCCCTTGTTAAATTGATTAAGAAACCAGTGATTATCACAATGGTTATCAGTAATTTATACAGAGTTATTTTTATCTTTCTTTTACCAGATTGGGGGATCTATAGAAACGAATTTCTTAGACCTGTATTTTTTAAGTTGATGTATTTATCAGACCTAGCTTTTGGTCTGTTTTACTTATGGTTAATTGCTTATATATGGCATTATACGCCATGGAAAAAATGGCTTGAACCTTTGAAATATCCAGGGAGGATGGCATTAACTAATTACATTTTCCAAAGTGTTTTTGGCTTGATTATTTTTTCCTCACTTGGCTTCGGATTATATGAAAAGCTTAGCCCAATGGCCAGTTTTATCATTGCAATTATTGTCTTTTTGATTCAAGTGATTTATAGTAAAATTTGGCTTTCCTATTTTATTTATGGCCCTTTGGAATGGGCATGGAGATGTTTTACCTATTTAAAAATCTTTCCAATTAGGTTAACCAAACAGCAACTCTCTAAGGATCAGAAACACGAATCAAAATGATTTCCTAATCAGGAATCATAAATTTACTATTGGCAGCAAACGATTTCGTTAATTCTTGCGGTGATTCACTCAATTGCCCTATTGATCAGGCTAGCTATTAAAAGTATAATTGCTATTTTAAGCCAAATTTGGTCATTGATTTTGGCCATTGTTCTTTTTACCAAATAACTTCAAACCCATTAACATGAAATTCAAACTTTGGAACCTATTGGTTCTGTTGGTCGTCATTTTGACCGCAGTAACTTATTTATTTCTATTCCAAGAAAACCAAGAAGACCCCAAAATTGGAGCAGTACCCTACATTTTTTGGACAGGATTTATCGTCACAGTGGTCATTGTATTTGCCACATTCTTAGGTTCAAAGTTTTTTCCATTTGAAGACCCCAAAAAATCATGATAGGATGGCTATTATTCTTCTTTGGGATCTTTCTGGCAATGCTGGGATACGCATCTTATCGATCTTATAGAAAAGACAGAACTTCAGACGACTTTATCTTTGCAGGCTCCAATATTGGGACCATTTTAGGTTTTCTAACCTTCTCTGCAGCACTTTTCAGTGCATTTACCTTTATGGGAATGCCGGATTTCTTCCGAACTCATGGAGTTGGAGCCTGGATCTTCCTTGCCCTTTCCGATGCCTTAATGGTATTCTTCCTGATTTGGTTTGGTTATGCACTACGAAAAAGAGCGAGTATTCAGGGGTACAAAGGTGTGGCAGGCTTAGTGAAAGTTTGCTATGGAAATTCATTCGCTGGCTATTTGGTATTTACCAGTGCCTTTCTTTTTCTTATTCCTTACGTAGCAATTCAGATTCGGGGAATTTCCATCTTCTTAGATGCCGCTTTCCCGGGGATGCTCCCCTATTGGTCATGGTCAGCTTTGCTGGTTTTTATCATGCTGATCTATTCTGAGATCGGTGGATTGAAAGCCATTGTTTATAGTGATGCTATTCAAGGCGTGATTATGCTCGCAGTCATTTGGATCATCGGTTTAACCTGCCTAAAAATGGCAGGAGGATTGGAAGATGGTATCGCAAAAGTGGCAGAAGCTAATCAGGATTTACTTTCACTGCCGGGTCCAAAAGGACTTTTTAGTAGTCCATTCTTAATTGCATCTGCGATTGCTATTATTTTAATTCCGGTATCGCAACCTCAATTTACCACTCGATTGGTAGTCATGAAAAGCTTAAAGTCAGTCCATAGAATGGCTTATGCCGTTGGGATCTTCGCTATTCTAGTGATTTTACCCACTGCTTTTATTGGCCTATATGGAGCGATCCAATACCCTGATGCAAGCACTGCTGATTTCTTGAGTCAGGCCTTACTCAATGATCAGGCAGTACCTGTGGCTGCTTTAGCAGTGGTTGGGTTATTTGCAGCCTGTTTATCTACTACTAACGCTCAAATCTTTGCTCTAGGAACAGAGTTGAGAAGTCTTCTTGGTGGAAGTGATAAATCAAACATGCGGGTTACCAAAATCTCAATAATGGTATTTTCAATGATCGTTTTGGTTTTCTCTACTTACATGAGTGATCAATTGGTTTTGTTGGCGCGAGTTAGTTTTGCAGGAACTTCGATGATTGCCCCTGTAGTACTTGGAGCAGTTATTTTCTCAAAACCACCAAAAAGCCTAATCCCATTATCTGCCATCGCATTGGTCACATTCATCTTATCTATCGTGGGGGTCATCCCTGATAAGATCAGTGGTCTTCCACTGGATTTCATCATGTATATCATACTTTTTGTTTGTACAGCAGTCATCATGCTTACACACCCAAAATCAAATAAATAATTTATGAAGCTTGATTCTAACATCACTATTGAAGAGCTAAAAACCCCATTAGAACGTTTCTGGGCTCTTTCGGGAGAAAAAATAGAAGAAATTGAAAAATCCTTTGATCCGGCAAATGGAGCTCCGGTATTCACTGAAAAAGGAAAGTACGTCACCCGAGGTTGGACAGAGTGGACACAAGGCTTCCAATATGGTTCTGCTTTACTACAATTTGATACCACTGGAGATGAAAAATTTCTAAAAATAGGTAGAGAAAACACCTTAAATAAAATGGCTCCACATCTGACTCACACGGGTGTTCACGATCATGGATTCAATAATGTAAGCACTTATGGCAACTTACTCAGGCTGATGAAAGAGGGTAAGATTGAAAACAATGAGTGGGAAAAGAATTTCTATGAATTGGCTTTAAAAGCGAGTGGAGCTGTTCAAGCCATGCGCTGGACCAACATTCAGGGCGGAGGCTATATTTACTCTTTCAACGGTCCTCATTCCTTATTCGTAGACACCATTCGTTCCTGTCGAGCCCTAGTTGTTTCACATGCTTTAGGACATGTTTTACAGGGAGAAAATGACAAGCGAATTTCCTTAATTCAGCGTGCTATACAACATATTTTAAGCACAGTCAGGTATTCTATTTATTATGGAAAAGGTAGAGACACTTATGATATTTCCGGTAGAACAGCCCATGAAATCATCTTCAACACGAATGATGGAAATTATCGGTGCCCAAATTCACAACAAGGGTATACAGGTTTTAGCACTTGGACTCGAGGACTTGCTTGGGCCATATGTGGCTTAGGGGAAACTCTGGAAATATTGGATCAAATTGATGAAAGCGATTATGCGATTTTGGTTTCCAAAAAAGCATTGATCGAAGAGCTAATTACTGCAGCAAAAGCAACGGCAGAGTTTTATATTGCCAATACCCCTACCGATGGAATCCCTTACTGGGATACAGGTGCACCCGGTTTGGTGAATATGGGAGATTATCTAAATCGGGAATCAGACCCTTTTAATGCTTTTGAACCTGTAGATAGCTCTGCAGCCTGTATTGCAGCGCAAGGCCTTTTGAGAATCAGTAATTTCCTAAAGGATAAAGAACCAGAAAATGCTGAGAAATATAATAAAGCAGGGATACTAGTTGCAAAGTCGCTATTCTCTGAACCCTATATTTCTACCGATAAAACACATCAGGGATTGATTCTTCATAGTATTTACCATCAACCTAATGGGTGGGACTACCGACCGGAATCAACGAAAGCTCCCTACGGAGAATCTTCCATGTGGGGAGATTACCATGCCAGAGAACTGGCACTATTACTTCAAAGATCCTTGAACAAGGAATCTTATTATAGCTTTTTCAATTGTATCAAAACCCTATGAGCAGCGGAAAATATAAACCAGAATATCCGAGAGTAGCTAAATTAAAAACTGCGGAAGACCTGAGGGCATATTTAAAAGAAGAAAATATCCCCATGGATTTTGATGAGTCTCTTGATTCAGGAAAAGATTCAGCTTTTGCCAAGTCTTACAAGACTCGAGTAGGAAACGAAATTGGAAATTCATTCTGTATCCTTCCCATGGAAGGTTGGGACGGAACAACCGATGGAAAACCTTCCGATTTAACCAAAAGGAGATGGAAGAACTTTGCCATCAGTGGAGCCAAATTACTATGGGGTTGTGAAGCTGTAGCTGTTCGACATGAAGGTAGAGCAAATCCTAACCAATTGCTGATGAATGAGGCCAACCTATCGGAATTTGAAGGGCTTTATCAGATGGTGGAAAAAGAACACCGTGAAGCTTTTGGCAATACCAACGATTTATTAACAGGCCTTCAGTTGACGCATTCGGGTAGGTTTTGTAAACCCAACAGCAAGACAAAAATGGAGCCTAAGATCCTTTATTCTCACCCTGTGTTGAATAAGAAATTTGGACTGGCAGAAGACTACCCTATCATGAGCGATTCAGAGATATCTGAACTGATTGATGATTATGTGATTGCTTCAGTACGAGCTCAAAAGGCGGGATTCAAGTTTGTAGACATCAAGCATTGCCACGGATATTTAGGACATGAATTCCTAAGTGCCTACGATAGAGAAGGTAAATTCGGGAAATCCATTGAAAACAGAACTCGGTTTCTTAGAGAAATAGTGGCCGGAATTCGTTCTGAAGCCCCTGGCTTAGAGATAGGTGTCAGGATGAGTATTTTTGATTGGTCTCCATTTCAAGAAGGGCCAGATGGAAAAGGCATCCCATCCATGGAGGGGAATTATAAATATGCCTTTGGAGGTGATTCTTCTGGAACTCATGAAAATATGGAAGAGTCCTTTGAGTTTCTTGAGGAGCTTAAAAGTTTGGATATAGAATTACTGTGTACCACTGCAGGAAGCCCCTATTATAACCCTCACATTCAACGACCCGCTCTATTCCCACCATCTGATGGTTATAACCCTCCAGAAGAACCACTTCATGGGGTAGCAAGGCAAATTCAGGCAACAGCAAAGATTAAAAAAGCTTTCCCCGAGTTTTATGTGGTTGGATCCGCCTACTCCTACCTTCAGGAGTGGCTACCAAATGTAGGCCAACATGTCCTGAAAAGTGGTATGGCTGACTCGATCGGATTGGGAAGGATGGTATTGAGTTATCCAGATCTACCTGCAGATGTTTTGGCTGGCAATGGAATGAAAAGACCAAAGATTTGTAGAACGTTTTCAGATTGCACCACCGCACCTAGAAATGGAATCATATCGGGATGCTATCCCTTAGATCCTTTTTACAAGAAAATGGAAGAACACGATCAATTAAAAGCAGCTAAAAACAAATAATAAATACATGAAACCAGTAGCATTAATCACAGGAGGATCGAGAGGAATCGGCTTTGGCATAGCCAAAAAACTGGCAGAAATAGGTTATAATTTAGGAATCAATGGAGTTCGGCCTGAAGAGAATGCCAAAGATCATATAGATGAATTGAAAGCTATCGGAGCAGAGGTTATCTACCTTCAGGGAAATATTGCTGAGAAAACTGACCGAGATTCAATCATTCAAGGTTTGAAAGATCAATTTGGAAAAATAGATGTATTGGTCAACAATGCCGGAGTGGCTCCAAGAGTTCGATGTGATGTGTTGGAAGTGACAGAAGATGATTACGATCACCTGATGGACATCAACGAAAAAGGGACATTTTTCATTACCCAAGCCATCGCCCAATGGATGTTGGATTTAAAGGCAGCGAATCCCGCGGCTCAGATTTCCATTATCAATATTACCTCAGTTTCGGCAGAATTAGCTTCTCCAAAAAGAGCAGCCTATTGCATGTCAAAGGCCAGTTTGTCTATGCTATCAAAAACAATGGCGGTAAGATTGGCTCCACATGGAATTCCAGTATATGAAATCCGCCCTGGCTTCATCGATACAGATATGATAGAAAAAGTCCGGGAAACTTATTTGAATTTAGTTCAAGAAGGAGCTACTCTAGAGCCTCGAATAGGCAAGCCAGAGGATATTGGGAAAGTGGTAGCCAGCTTAGTCAGTGGTGAGCTCCCCTACAGTACGGGGCAAGTGATCAATGTTGATGGAGGTTTAACCATTGGAAGAATGTAAAAGGGATTTAGTCCCTTTTTTCATTTAAATCAATTCGGAAAAGCTTGGTAAACGGATAACCCTGATCAGTCATTCCTTCGATCAACAAATCGTATTCTTGAATTCCATCAACTGGCGCAAAAGAGAAAGTAAACAATCCTTTATCGGTTTTTGCTTTTGGATTCCAGAAGACTGTAGGCTTTTGAGCCGAACCCTGTGATTCTAAAACTTTTTGGAAGTCCAATTCTTTAGAAAACCCGCGAACCTTAAACTGCTGAAAACCAGTTGAATTAAACTGACTTTCCGACTGATCATCAAATCTCCCACCTTTTTTGGTATTAAACATGATTACTCCAGCAAATCCTGCCAAACCAAAAATATGGGTATTAGTGGTGTAAATTGAAATTGATTCGACTTCGTTAGTCATATATCTATTTACAACCTCCTGAGCACTTTCTCCTGCCAAATAGAAATACCGTTGTCCATCAATGATCAACAATGGCTCCCCAACATTGAGACCATAATTGTAATTGCCAAGCTTTCCATTCCCAAATTGCATCCCTATTACAGACCACAAAGGTTGGCCAGCCCAATTGTCTAAATCTTCAGAAGTCACTTTCCTATCAGGCTCCCCATACCCGTAATTATTGTCCTCCAAACGCACTAAAACTTTATCCTCTTTTACAAATTCCTCCAATTCAATATAAGATCCTGAAAAATCATAGCGAGTCAATTGACCAGTGGATTTTTTAGTTTGGTACTCATATTTCGGGAATGAACCCCTAAATGTCGGAACCGAATTGTCAATTAAACTAACCGCTCCATATGGTCTGTTTTTTTCATCCATCGCAGCAATCGAAATTGTTACAGAATCTGTAAAATTTAAACCTGTGGCTCGGAAATATCCTGAAGAATCGGTCTCCACAATTCCATAATCTTCCAAATCTCCCTGCACAATCGTAATAGGATTGATATAAGGAAACCGCTTTTTAGTACGTTCAAAACTGCCCTGAATCGTAATGCCATATTCGATTGGAAATTCTTCTATTAATTCAAAATCTGATTTTGCTTTGTCATCCAACCATTCCAATCCTGACTCTAAGGATTTCCTTTGGCTAAAAAACCCTACCAACGTGGGGTCGGTAATTGAAATCGTAAAATCAGTTTCAACATATTCGTCTGTTTGATCCAAGAAACTTAATTCGATTTCTACCACTTTCCTCCCTGAATCCAATTTTTGATTATGACTTAAATTGATGGTCAAATCATCAAAAAACTCTTGCTCATTTAATTCTTGACTGACCAAAACCTGATCCTTTTCCAAAATCGGCAAAGGAACCAAGGTCATATCCCGATCAGGAAAATTTCGCATCCAATTTGTGTAAGACCGGATGATATAATCAGCTGGCTTCAAAGTATCTGATAAAACAAAGCCACCGGAAACTGCTCCTTCAGAAATGTAATAGGACTCTCTCTGGACAATTTCATACGAAGGGTTTAAAACCTCCATATAGAGCACTCTACTCAAAGAATCCTGCATCAACGTATTGTGATAAAGCATTTTAGCATGAAACCAAATAGGTTCTCCAGGGTAGTAATAAGATTTATTGGTGGTAATCCATGGCTTTTCTCGAAGGTTGTTGAATTTGGCTAATTCAGATTCTACACTATCCACTTCCGCTAAATTGGACTCGAAATTTTCTGCAGGCTTAAAATCATAGGGCAAAAACCTTCCTAGCCTCTGTCTTCCCATGTAGCCCGAAAGTTCCACTTGGGTGGGGTCAATAACGATTCCATTTCTGTCTACATCAAAGTAGCCTCTGGGTGCTGTGATCCAACTGATAGGATGGTAATAATCCGAATAGTATTCGTTTCTCCAGGATTTCTTCTGATAATGAATCTCGTAGTCGTCAGGAAATATCACTCTGAAATTTCCGTTTCGTAGAGGAATCCTCCGAATGGAATCCTGGGAGACAAAATCTACTGACTTCCCTAGTTCTTCCTGTAATACATTTGTCCTCAGTTCATTAAAAAAATGCTGATTTTTCCTATAGATAATAAAGCCTTCTTTCTCCACCTCTCTCACCAAAAGGGATCTGAAAAAGTGTCTTGAAGAACCCAAATAAGAACTTTCCTTTAAATCATCCTTTGACTTTTGAATCAGGGAATCCTTAGAGTTGATTTCTTTAAAATAAGCCAGTCCATAATAAAGTGACTTGCCTTTATAAAATCTATAATCCTGTAAATAATACTCGATTTCAAACCCCAAAGCTTTATTTTCAACAATCAGAGGTTGATCGGCTGTGGCATGTATGTAATTTGGGCTCCTTTTGACTTTCACTAGCTCGAAATCCAAAACCCAAGGATTCTGGATTTCCATTTCCTTGAAAATCGGATCATCCGGAACAGCCAAAAACACCCGTTTGAATCGTTCCAAATGTCTTTCCCATTTCTTGTCTCGTTTGCTCCGGGTTTCTACCTCTGTCAAAACATTTTCCAAAGGTTCCAATTCAAAATTAGCTTCAATCAAGTTTTTCCCTCTGGTTTCCAACTTTTGAG
Above is a window of Algoriphagus machipongonensis DNA encoding:
- a CDS encoding S9 family peptidase, which translates into the protein MKYKFILMVAASLATFTMTQAQDKLKAMPGYEQYRNMAPQIYSSVKSGAISANWSEDGDSFEYVQSGKIYRYDVKKKTTEEIGEASRPERRRYNRPARGRQFASAESPDGKLKAFTQDRNMYISNPDGSNVVPITTDGNEENQVKYGIATWVYGEELGQITAMWWSPDSKKVAFYRFVEKDVKKYYVLLDQLSLYDSLEVEAYPKVGEPNLPVDLMVYDLETKEITELDIRDGKAFNDGDLGTYIYGVSWTPDGKELLYHSTNRLQNTLELRAANPETGKSRTIIHEEWLPSFVVNSPEMEVLEDGEHFIWASERSGFNNYYLYNFDGTLVNAITSHPFEVSNIVRVDEEEGLLYYMARSGENHMLMQLHRVEIDGTKDTQLTDPAFNHSVAISPDGKYFVDVAQKHDVAPFTNLVNSKGKVVAELAESDMSKFEELGLKKVEVYTFTSADGVTELHGMIHFPSDFDPSKKYPVILSNYGGPATNAFRENFAYPDPLTEYGFLVLNIDGRNVRGRGKKLLDQLYGNLGLVEMDDFAEGIKALHDRPYFDKDRVGVYGTSYGGTTAATMLLRFPELIHAAVANSSVTDWRNYDNIYTERFMGTLETNLEGYNRFSLMEMADQLEGELLLFYGTADNNVHPSNTLQLIKAFQNAGKSIEVQIAPDGGHTALNRDRMMEFFIEHLVTDYKEKVR
- a CDS encoding DUF418 domain-containing protein: MPQPISQSNRIELLDIFRGFAVFGIFVVNIEIMNCAFPNQEVFSQQWESGWSTFIFRVMQLFFYSKFFPVFSFLFGLGISMQAIKMKESGTASITFFIRRMFFLFLLGLVHIIFLWNGDVIHLYAILGLFILIILPLSKRMLLVLVALVLLFPFYDQIASFLFEKIQFSPEYFLANYSSNEITEILRNGPYLKSIEFRIDEYFANIPLLFFYLAPIAFAMFLLGVFFGKNQYHKDLKSLVKLIKKPVIITMVISNLYRVIFIFLLPDWGIYRNEFLRPVFFKLMYLSDLAFGLFYLWLIAYIWHYTPWKKWLEPLKYPGRMALTNYIFQSVFGLIIFSSLGFGLYEKLSPMASFIIAIIVFLIQVIYSKIWLSYFIYGPLEWAWRCFTYLKIFPIRLTKQQLSKDQKHESK
- a CDS encoding sodium:solute symporter family protein; amino-acid sequence: MIGWLLFFFGIFLAMLGYASYRSYRKDRTSDDFIFAGSNIGTILGFLTFSAALFSAFTFMGMPDFFRTHGVGAWIFLALSDALMVFFLIWFGYALRKRASIQGYKGVAGLVKVCYGNSFAGYLVFTSAFLFLIPYVAIQIRGISIFLDAAFPGMLPYWSWSALLVFIMLIYSEIGGLKAIVYSDAIQGVIMLAVIWIIGLTCLKMAGGLEDGIAKVAEANQDLLSLPGPKGLFSSPFLIASAIAIILIPVSQPQFTTRLVVMKSLKSVHRMAYAVGIFAILVILPTAFIGLYGAIQYPDASTADFLSQALLNDQAVPVAALAVVGLFAACLSTTNAQIFALGTELRSLLGGSDKSNMRVTKISIMVFSMIVLVFSTYMSDQLVLLARVSFAGTSMIAPVVLGAVIFSKPPKSLIPLSAIALVTFILSIVGVIPDKISGLPLDFIMYIILFVCTAVIMLTHPKSNK
- a CDS encoding glycoside hydrolase family 88 protein, which codes for MKLDSNITIEELKTPLERFWALSGEKIEEIEKSFDPANGAPVFTEKGKYVTRGWTEWTQGFQYGSALLQFDTTGDEKFLKIGRENTLNKMAPHLTHTGVHDHGFNNVSTYGNLLRLMKEGKIENNEWEKNFYELALKASGAVQAMRWTNIQGGGYIYSFNGPHSLFVDTIRSCRALVVSHALGHVLQGENDKRISLIQRAIQHILSTVRYSIYYGKGRDTYDISGRTAHEIIFNTNDGNYRCPNSQQGYTGFSTWTRGLAWAICGLGETLEILDQIDESDYAILVSKKALIEELITAAKATAEFYIANTPTDGIPYWDTGAPGLVNMGDYLNRESDPFNAFEPVDSSAACIAAQGLLRISNFLKDKEPENAEKYNKAGILVAKSLFSEPYISTDKTHQGLILHSIYHQPNGWDYRPESTKAPYGESSMWGDYHARELALLLQRSLNKESYYSFFNCIKTL
- a CDS encoding oxidoreductase; this translates as MSSGKYKPEYPRVAKLKTAEDLRAYLKEENIPMDFDESLDSGKDSAFAKSYKTRVGNEIGNSFCILPMEGWDGTTDGKPSDLTKRRWKNFAISGAKLLWGCEAVAVRHEGRANPNQLLMNEANLSEFEGLYQMVEKEHREAFGNTNDLLTGLQLTHSGRFCKPNSKTKMEPKILYSHPVLNKKFGLAEDYPIMSDSEISELIDDYVIASVRAQKAGFKFVDIKHCHGYLGHEFLSAYDREGKFGKSIENRTRFLREIVAGIRSEAPGLEIGVRMSIFDWSPFQEGPDGKGIPSMEGNYKYAFGGDSSGTHENMEESFEFLEELKSLDIELLCTTAGSPYYNPHIQRPALFPPSDGYNPPEEPLHGVARQIQATAKIKKAFPEFYVVGSAYSYLQEWLPNVGQHVLKSGMADSIGLGRMVLSYPDLPADVLAGNGMKRPKICRTFSDCTTAPRNGIISGCYPLDPFYKKMEEHDQLKAAKNK
- a CDS encoding 3-ketoacyl-ACP reductase yields the protein MKPVALITGGSRGIGFGIAKKLAEIGYNLGINGVRPEENAKDHIDELKAIGAEVIYLQGNIAEKTDRDSIIQGLKDQFGKIDVLVNNAGVAPRVRCDVLEVTEDDYDHLMDINEKGTFFITQAIAQWMLDLKAANPAAQISIINITSVSAELASPKRAAYCMSKASLSMLSKTMAVRLAPHGIPVYEIRPGFIDTDMIEKVRETYLNLVQEGATLEPRIGKPEDIGKVVASLVSGELPYSTGQVINVDGGLTIGRM
- a CDS encoding carboxypeptidase-like regulatory domain-containing protein → MIFKPLQVVVLIFLFLIELQTFGQTIRGKVINSKTKEPLQFTNVFINNTTIGSTTNEKGEFLILSDLPSSLELVASFVGFRTSTQKLETRGKNLIEANFELEPLENVLTEVETRSKRDKKWERHLERFKRVFLAVPDDPIFKEMEIQNPWVLDFELVKVKRSPNYIHATADQPLIVENKALGFEIEYYLQDYRFYKGKSLYYGLAYFKEINSKDSLIQKSKDDLKESSYLGSSRHFFRSLLVREVEKEGFIIYRKNQHFFNELRTNVLQEELGKSVDFVSQDSIRRIPLRNGNFRVIFPDDYEIHYQKKSWRNEYYSDYYHPISWITAPRGYFDVDRNGIVIDPTQVELSGYMGRQRLGRFLPYDFKPAENFESNLAEVDSVESELAKFNNLREKPWITTNKSYYYPGEPIWFHAKMLYHNTLMQDSLSRVLYMEVLNPSYEIVQRESYYISEGAVSGGFVLSDTLKPADYIIRSYTNWMRNFPDRDMTLVPLPILEKDQVLVSQELNEQEFFDDLTINLSHNQKLDSGRKVVEIELSFLDQTDEYVETDFTISITDPTLVGFFSQRKSLESGLEWLDDKAKSDFELIEEFPIEYGITIQGSFERTKKRFPYINPITIVQGDLEDYGIVETDSSGYFRATGLNFTDSVTISIAAMDEKNRPYGAVSLIDNSVPTFRGSFPKYEYQTKKSTGQLTRYDFSGSYIELEEFVKEDKVLVRLEDNNYGYGEPDRKVTSEDLDNWAGQPLWSVIGMQFGNGKLGNYNYGLNVGEPLLIIDGQRYFYLAGESAQEVVNRYMTNEVESISIYTTNTHIFGLAGFAGVIMFNTKKGGRFDDQSESQFNSTGFQQFKVRGFSKELDFQKVLESQGSAQKPTVFWNPKAKTDKGLFTFSFAPVDGIQEYDLLIEGMTDQGYPFTKLFRIDLNEKRD